In Carya illinoinensis cultivar Pawnee chromosome 9, C.illinoinensisPawnee_v1, whole genome shotgun sequence, the following are encoded in one genomic region:
- the LOC122277090 gene encoding uncharacterized protein LOC122277090, with amino-acid sequence MAINPQKFQKPDHQKMKWSSDHDQNSMEVIRSYVCGFCEKGFSNAQALGGHMNIHRKDRARLKQAEDENSLPMDITTSGSTVDHDQPPALEEKILFQLGSGDRDQKSCSPKKPCSRSVDYRGIPSLFGGGNYEEKEMMQYNLTTHASQESNIAEVDLELRLGPEPHAEASIACTKEFF; translated from the coding sequence ATGGCGATTAATCCCCAAAAGTTCCAAAAACCTGATCACCAGAAGATGAAATGGAGCTCAGATCATGACCAGAATTCCATGGAAGTAATTAGGTCGTATGTCTGTGGTTTCTGCGAGAAAGGCTTCTCAAATGCACAGGCTCTTGGGGGGCACATGAATATCCATCGAAAGGACAGGGCCAGACTCAAACAAGCCGAGGATGAAAACTCGCTGCCTATGGACATAACAACGTCTGGCTCCACTGTCGATCATGACCAGCCTCCAGCTTTGGAGGAGAAAATTCTATTTCAACTCGGATCTGGGGATCGGGATCAAAAAAGTTGCAGTCCTAAAAAGCCATGCTCTCGCTCTGTAGATTATAGGGGAATTCCCAGTTTGTTTGGAGGTGGGAATTATGAAGAGAAAGAGATGATGCAGTACAACTTGACTACTCATGCTTCGCAGGAGAGTAATATTGCAGAAGTTGACCTTGAACTTCGGTTAGGGCCTGAGCCTCATGCAGAGGCATCGATAGCATGTACAAAAGAATTCTTTTAA